GCTCGTTGAGAAGTCTTTCGAAGGATCGTTGACCGACGAACTCGTCAAGGTCATGTATGAAAAGATGCTTCGTGCCCGATTGTTTGACCGCAAAGGTGTCAATTTGCAGCGCCAAGGACGCATTGGCACATACGTGCCGTTCGAAGGTCAGGAAGCCGCGCAAATCGGCAGTGCTTCCGCGCTTGAGGAAGGCGATTGGATGTTTCCGACCTACCGTGATCATGGAGCGACGATGACGTACGGTCAATCGTTAAGCCGCATTTTCCTGTATTGGAAAGGACGCTATGAAGGCGGCGTACCACCGGAAGGAAAACACATTTTTCCGCCGGCCGTGCCGATTGCATCGCAACTTCTGCATGCGACCGGGGCGGCATGGGCCGAAAAGAAAAAAGGTTCCGATCGTGCGGCGATCGTGTACTTTGGCGACGGAGCGACTTCCGAAGGCGATTTTCATGAGGGCATGAATTTCGCAAGTGTGTTCGATGTACCGGTCGTCTTTTTCAACCAAAACAACGGTTTCGCGATCAGCGTACCGATGAGCCGGCAAATGAAATCGAAGACGATCGCACAGAAGGCACTCGCCTATGATATGGAAAGTGTGCGTGTCGACGGAAATGACGTATTCGCGGTATATTTCGAAACGAAGAAGGCGCTTGAGCGGGCGCGTCAAGGAAACGGTCCGACGCTTATCGAAGCGGTTACGTGGCGTTACGGCGCGCATACGACATCGGACGATCCGTCCAAGTATCGGGACAATGACAAAGAAAACGAAGTACGCAGGGAAAAGGCCGATCCGCTGCTGCGGGTCGAACGGTATATGAAAGCGAACGGAATCGCCGACGACGGTTGGTTCAACAACCTCGAGAAGGCGTTAGCTGAAGAAATCGAAAAAGCCGTTTCCGACATGGAGTCGTATCCGAACGTCGACGTGAATGATTTGTTTGATCACGTGTTCGAGCATCCGACTTGGACGATCGAACAGCAGAAGCAGACGTATCTTGCAGCCAAAGGAGGGAAAGACGAATGACGACGACAGTGAAGACGAAGAAGCTTTCGCTCGTCCAAGCGGTAACCGACGGATTGCGCACAATGCTGGCCGAACACGAAGACGTCGTTTTGCTTGGTCAAGATATCGGAAAAAACGGCGGTGTCTTCCGTGCAACGGAAGGATTGTTC
This genomic interval from Bacillales bacterium contains the following:
- the pdhA gene encoding pyruvate dehydrogenase (acetyl-transferring) E1 component subunit alpha, coding for MKDESFFPIQQIVNGEGKLVEKSFEGSLTDELVKVMYEKMLRARLFDRKGVNLQRQGRIGTYVPFEGQEAAQIGSASALEEGDWMFPTYRDHGATMTYGQSLSRIFLYWKGRYEGGVPPEGKHIFPPAVPIASQLLHATGAAWAEKKKGSDRAAIVYFGDGATSEGDFHEGMNFASVFDVPVVFFNQNNGFAISVPMSRQMKSKTIAQKALAYDMESVRVDGNDVFAVYFETKKALERARQGNGPTLIEAVTWRYGAHTTSDDPSKYRDNDKENEVRREKADPLLRVERYMKANGIADDGWFNNLEKALAEEIEKAVSDMESYPNVDVNDLFDHVFEHPTWTIEQQKQTYLAAKGGKDE